The DNA region GGTTGAACCCGACGGATGGTTATGCGCCATGATGAGCGCGGCTGCGTTCAGACGCAGCGCCGTCTTAACGATCTCGCGGGGATAGACGCTGGCCTGACTCAACGTGCCCGACCCCTGCTCGATATAGCGAATCGGCTTGAAACGTGAGTCTAGATACAGGAAGGCGGCGCATTCGTGTCCCAGCCCGGCCAGCTTGGCCTGAAAAAACTGCTTCACCTTGGTCGGCTGATCGACCGGCGACGATTGGGAAACCAGGCTTTCCGCAGCCGTGCGGCCCGCCGCCAGAATCTGCTCGTCGCTGGCCAGCTTGTAGCGGCCGCTGGGACTGCGTACATACAGAGCGTATGTCTCGTCCATGTTGTCATAGCTCAGTGCGGCGATGGTGTTGTTCATGATGCTCTCCAGTGTTCAGGGCGGGATTGCCCGGAACCCGAAGGCATGGCGCAGCGCAGGTTTCAAGGGTCAAAGACGGCCAGCGGCCGCAAGCGGCGCCCACGGCGACGCGCCGCCCTTGAAAATAAGAACGACATGACACAATGACCGGGAGTAAAACAGCCCCCACCGTGTCACTGGGTTTTGCGTTGGAATCCTCTGCGTGCAACGCAGCCAGACTTTAATCGTTGCGGGTCGCGCAACGTGCACGCGCAGTGCGCAGCGCCCCCCGACGCGAAGGCGTGAGGGATGGAAGCCGAATGGCCGTGACGGCAAAGCCGGCATGTGGCGCTGCCCGACAGCCCGGCGGCGCGTGCGCCGACACGCACGGATTTATCCACAGATTCTGTGAGCAAGCCTGTGCATAAGAGATGAAGACTTTATGACAGCCCTTGTCATTCCGTGCCTTGCGCCTGGATGGGCTGCTATTTGTCCAGCGCAGCGATGGCCGCCCGCCCCCAGGCGCGCTTGTGTCATAGGCTCCGGTCGCCGCTGGCCCGGTGGGCGGCGAACGGCTGATTTGGCTTTTCGCTTTGGCTGTTATCACCGGGCGCGGCGATGCCGCGTCCGGATTTTGCCCACCGTCCACAATGACGGGGAGACATTGTGGACGGTGCGAAATAAACCCATGAACCGCCAGCGCCCCGGCTGAAACCGGGGCGCTGGTTGCTCGTCAGGGTTATGCGGCGACGGCATTCACCGCATCATTCAGCGTATCGGCATCCTCGACGGTTTCACCATCTTCGTCTGCCGCCATGTCCTGCGAGGCTGCCACCCGGAAGATGGCGGGCATCCATCCCATACCGGCCACCAGCCGTTCGGCTTCGCTGGCAATATCGGCCTTTTTCAGCTTCGCCAGCCGCGACACCTGATCAGGCGCGAACTCGCCCACGGCATCCAGAATCACGGCCTTGGAAATGTGCTTGAAGTAGCCTTCGGCGGTCGGCTGCCACCATGCCGCCATGTCCAGCCCCACGGCCTGCGCGAGCTCCGCACCCGGTTGCTGTGCGGTAGCGCGGGGGGTGATGATGTCCACCGTTGCCGCCGCGCATACTGCCAGCAGCCGCACCAGTGCATCTTGCGGCGTTGCCAGCAAGACGGTGAACAGGTCGGCGCTGTCCTGCGGCAAGCCTTCGCTCAAGACCTTTTGCAATTCTGCCAGCGCCACGGCGGCGGGAGATTCCGGCCAGTCCGGGGCCATGCTTTCCAGCCGGTCTTGCACGGTCAAGCGTATTTCCAGTGGCAAGCCGTCGCGATGATAGCGATCACGCTGCAAAACCGTCTGCACCATGCCATGCACCACAGCGGCCAGGGCAGCTTGTGGATTCCGGGCCAGTTCGATTTGCAGCGCAGCGGTGCGGTGGGCGCTCAAGCGCTGCGCCAGCCGGTCGGTCATGGAAGCGGCCTTGGGCTGTTCGTCATCCTCGCCTTCGCCGTTAACGTCATCCTCACCGCCGAAGCCTTGGCGCAGCCGCTCCAAAGTGCGCAGCGCCTTCGCTTCGGCTTCACGCATCAGACCGCGATACACCACAATTTCCCCTTGCCGATCAAGGGTAACAATGGCCCCTGCGGCGGCTTTCACGTTCGGGGCGTAATCCAGCAAGCGATCTTCCAGCGCCTGCAATTGTTCGCCCAAGCTGTCGCCCTGCTCCTGCAAGGCATCGGCTTTTTCCTCGTCATCATCGCTCAATGCCGCATCAATCGCTGCACCAGTGGCCTGCATCTTGGTTTCCAACCGCTCCATGCGCTCGGCCTCCCGCTTGGTGGGATTGCGCCGCTCACGTGGGGCTCGCTGGAAGGCTTGCAGGTCGGCATAGGTGGCAAAGGGCGTGGCATCCACCCAAGCCCACCCCTCCGCCTTCACTGTGGCCGCGTGGTCGTCCAGCTTTTGGCGCACCAGCGTTTCCAACAGTGCCGCGTCGGTGACATACACGCCACTATCGTCCTGCGCGAACAAATCACGACGAATGCCGCCGCCTGCGGCTTCGTAGGCGTCCAGTCCGACGAAGCGCACCAGCGCATGGCCTGCGTCAATTTCTCGCTCGGTCAACCGATCACGCAAGGCATGGGGGCTGCGCTGCCATTCGGGCGCGTCATAAAACGCGGCGTCTTGTGCCGCATGATCGTCTGTGATGGCAAGGGCCATCAACTGATCAAGGTTCACGGCATCGGCGCGGTAATCGGCCAGCAGGCGCGGCGAGACGTTCGCCAGTTTCAAGCGGCGCTGCACCACCAGCGGGGTGACGCTGAAATCCGCCGCAATGTCTTCAATGGGTCGGCCTTCCTTGACCAGTGCCGCAAACGCTTCAAACTGGTCTGCCGGGTGCATGGCCTCACGCTGCACGTTTTCGGTCAGGCTCACGGTGCGGGCGCTGGCGTCCGGCACCAGCAGGCATGGAACCTCCCAATCCTTGGCGATGCGGCGCTTTCTCGCCAGCAGCTTGAGCGCCGCCAGCCTGCGGCCACCGGCCACGACCTCGTAATGCTCGCCATTGACGGCGGCGATGACGGTGAGGTTTTGCAGCAGCCCCACGCGGGCGATGCTTTCCGCCAGCGCATCAATCGACTGGCCTGCGGTCTTGGACTTGCGCACGTTGCGCTTTGAAACGCGAAGCTGCGACAGCGGTACGAGAATCAGGTTTTGCGCCGGGGCGGCGGCTTCGGGCGTAGCGGTGTCGATAGCTTGGGCTTCGGTGTGGTTGATCGCGTTCATGGTGAACACTCCTTGAGGTTTTGCATTGCAGCCATGAAAAGCGCGGCAAGGGTGGCTGCCTGCCCCTGCCGCGTAGGGGAATCAGGCTTTCAACTGGCGCATACCCTCGGCCAACAGCCACAGGGAACGGTTCAGGCGAATGTCGGAATCAATGCCCTGCACCGCTCGGGTGCTTTGGCGGCGACCGTTGGCGCTGCGGCCACGCAAACCGCCTTTGGTGAGGTTTTCTTGCAGGCGGTTGAAGGTCATCCACAGATCGGGGCGGCGGTCGTCATACCGGCGCGGCATCAGAATCTGGCTTTCGGTGATAGGTGCAGGTTTGTCGGGGTCGTCGTACTTCAGGGCCAGTGCTGCGCGTGCGAGAACCTCGGCTTCTCCCGCGTCCAGCGTGATCGCCTGCATGGCTTCGCGGGATTCCTGTACCCGCTCGAAACCGTCTAGCACTTCATAAGCACCTTCGATGACCTGCCCGGTAATGTCGCCTTTATGCGGGATGCGAACATCGGCGACGGTGTCGCCGCACACCAGCCCATTGGCGCAAACAAATCTGAACGCGCCCGCCAGCATCTGATAGCTGCTCGTGCCATCGTGCGAGTTCAAAAGAATGATTTCATTGGCAATGCTGTCATTCACCTGATTGGCATGGCGCAGGCGAATCATGTGTTTGGTGTGTTCGCGCCGGTCTTCGTTACGTACCCGGGTCTGCGTCACCATGAAGGGTTCAAAACCTTCTTTCCGTAGCTCCGTCAGCACTGCCGCCGTGGGGATGTAGCTGTAGCGTTCTGAACGGCTTTCGTGTGGAGCATCGGCATAGATGGACGGCACCACCGCCCTGATCTGATCGTCCGATAGTGGGCGGTCGCTGCGAAGCACGGGGGAATGGGGAGCGAAGCGGGATGCAAGCATGGGATTTCTCCTGACAAAGAAAGGGTTTGCTGTTCACCGCACACCGGATTCCAAGATTCGGAAGCCCAACGCTTTTGAGCTGTTGTTGTGCGGTCGGCACGAAGAACCCGGTTGGCCTCGTTGCCACCGTCTTTCCTGAGTTCGTCGCCCGCGACGGTCAGGAGCCCACGAACGGGGGCCGTCAAGGAAAGAAGCGTCAGGAGGGTGCGGCCCGCAGGCGCAGCCGAGGACACGGCCTGGCGCGCCTTGACGGCACGCGGCCACGGGCTACAGTCGCGGACAAGGTGATGAAGTCAGGAAAGATGGTTGAGCAGGCAACGGCCAGGTCTTTGGTGTCGCCCGCAGGCAAGCGAAGCGCGCAGGCCCGAAGCGGGGAAGCCGGGCCGTAGGCGTCAGGGATGTGGAAGGCTGGCGATAGGCAGTCCCGTCAGGGATGAGCGGGAGCGAACCTGGAGCAGCGTGGTGCGCGAAGCGCAGACGCTATGGTTTGATTAGGTGATGAACTTCAACAGCGACAACACCGCCCTGTTCATTTTTGATACATTCTTGAGGGGCGCCACTGCCTTTCGTGGCAAGAGACGACAAGAAGTGGCAATGCTGGTCGGGCACATATTGCCATCCAGTCATTCGTTCGGCTGTAGCCTACACCATGTTCCCCAGATAGCTGCCGTAAAAACCACCTTTCTCACACCAAAGGAATATCTAGAATGGATTTCATTACTACCGGAGTCATCGCAAGCACGATTTACGACGTATTGAAACGCGGCGCTCAATTAAGCGGCGATATTCTAAAGAGTCGTTTAGGTAGCTGGATTAAAGACGAGGTGGTTGCTGATGCTTTGGCCACCGAACTTGCGAAACTCAATATCAACGACGAGTTAAGTGAGCTAGCCATTAATCGCCGCCTAGAAAATTCCTCGCAATTACTCACCCTACTTCAAGAAATCAACGCAAAGGCTGCCATAGCTACGCCATCCACAATCAATACCGTCACTCAAACTCACAACGGCAGTGGCGACAATGTAGCAGGCAACAAAATCACCCAGTGATCAATAATCAGGAACCGCATACGTGAGCACAATTGAGCAGAGCCACACCGGTGTTGGTGATAACGTGGCTGGCGATAAGATCATGGTCCAGATCAAATCGCTGGCTCCGGCTGATCTGATTCCTCCAATGGATTTGGTGCTCGAAAGCCTTCGAAAAAAGGATAATGCTACGGCCAAAACCCAGATGGTCATGCTCAAAGCCATGGCCCAGCGAGACCCTGAAGCTGCCGCCTTGGTAGAGGTCATTTCAATCTATAGCGGACTGGTTGAAGCTCAAGATCACGATGACGCCTGGAAAACCGTTGCGAAGATCATCTCGACCGCAAGCAATCATGTGGTTAAGGACATGTGCTTAGCGGCGCTCCTGAAGTTGTCAAGTGGTACTGATCGCGAACAGGCGGCGAGAGACCTTTTTGAAGGAAAATCGCCTCCCGGACCGTACTCCCAAGAGACGTATCTACGTTTGTACGCAGACAAGGAGTACCTGGAGGCAGCGGGAAAAGGAAACCCCACAGAGGCAGAACTGACTGGGATCGTTGAGGGTGCCGCCCGACTGCAACTAACAGATCTGATGCTGCGAATGGCCAAGCACTTGGATACGTGGTTTCCCTCCTACAACTCCAAGGTGCTTCTTACCATCGCAACAGGCATGAAGTTCAACCCTGATCTTGCTAAATGTCACTTTTGGTTGAACCGGCCCGCAGTGAAGGAAGGGCTGGACGATCTGGCTGACCACACTGCTCAGCTATTCGAGCAATCGGAAGGCACCGATATACGCGTCCAGGAACTGGCCTGCTCCATTTTCAACGCTTATCAGGGCTACGCACCACTCAGCTTATTCAAAACGCTGAAAAAGCACCTTCCGAATCTTGATCCCACTCGATCTGCTTCTATTGCGATGTGCAAGGCTGCTTTAGGTGACGAGACCGCGCTGAACGAATCACAGAGGGAGCTGAAAGCGGCAACTGAAAATCCTCAAAAGCGCACTGCCTGGTGCAACCAGTTCCTTGCAGCGAATAGTCACCCAATCAGCGACATAATGCCCTTCCTTCGACTGGCAACACCACCCGAGCTCGAAGAATGGGTGGGTCGTGAGCATATACTAAATGACGCCTCTGAAATGGAGGAAGCTTACGTTCGACTGTTAGTCCACGCCCTTAAGCACGATGAAGATAACCATAGTGCACGGCAGAGACAGGAATTGGCCCAGCACGCGGATCGTTTCATTTCGCGATGGGGGAACGACATAACGACCTTGATGCCGGAAGTGGTATTTGAATTGGCAGAAAAGCTATCCGCCAGCAAACTACCTAATAAGGCAATCGAGTTCACCTCCCGTCTCATACCCGATGACACGTTATGGCCGTCTCAGTTCGTCGTAGCCTATCTGAGATGCTTACTTGAAGCGGAGCAGTACGAAACATTCGAGAAGGTGATCGACAAAATCAAAGATGCAGAAAAGTCTGTAATGATCTTAAACCTCAGTGCGATGAAAGCCGAGCGAATGGGGGATATCACATCTGCACTGAAATTTAGTGATCTCATGGTCGAGTATGCACCTGATATGGCATATGCATGGTATCAGGGCTGCCACCTTCGAGCGCGCCATCAGAGTTTAGCCGAGCAACAGCTTTTTCATCAGAGGATACCTGATGCTGTGCTGCAATCTCCGATTCCCGAGGTCATGGCCATTCTTGGGTTTCTTACCCGAGCCGGGAACTTCAAACGCGTAGAGCCGCTGTGGGTGGATTGGTTCATCCAATCCCCCAGAGACCGAGCCGTCGACTTGGTAAATTTCCACTTTGGCACAGGCCTCATGACCGACTTAGACTTAGATGTCTCGGCTACATTAGAGCAGTGCGCAGTTGCCATTGAGTATGAGCAGGAAGGAAATATTCAGACTCGGCTGATCGTTGAGGACGACCAAAACTCCGGTGAATACACATTGAGGTCCTCCAGCCACTTGGGGAGGCTGCTGCAAGATCTGCCGAAAGGCGAAAGCGCCAATTTGGGAATGGCTACTTACAGGGTGATAGACCGCCTGCCCCCTTACGTGGGGTGTTTACGTCTTGCATTAAGACTGCGACATATCCACAACGATGGCAGCGATTGCTTCGTCATGATGCAGATGCCATCTGACCCTGCTGAGTTAGTACCCTATTTAGAGAAAAAACTCGGCCAAAATTCAGATGCTGAGCGTCGCAAGCAACTGGAAGAGGTTGATGCCTTACCGTTATATATTCGTGGTCATGCGCTCTATCCAAACGATGCTTTTAAAAGCGCTTTGAATTGCTGGCCTGACGTCCGGATTCCCAAATCACCCCTATGGAATCAAGGTGAGGCTAGCCCTAATGCCATTGTGCTTGACGCTTACGGCATTGGCTACTTAGCAACTACAAACCTAGTCCGCGCAGTACTAGATGCTGGCATTTCATTTATTTTACCCGCAGCCACCAAAGAGAAGCTGACACAGTTCATCAATGAGATCTCCGATGAAAAGTTCATGCTCTTAGGTGTGACGGATAGTGGAAGACTTGTTCGAACCACGGCATCGGATATTCGCGAAAATAGCGCACACATAGTAGAGACGCTGCAATTAGTGCTGGACAATTCATCTGTAGCCTATCCGATGGCTCATGATGCAAATCTTGAGGTTTTTTCAATCAAGGAAGGGATAGACGCTACCGTCTACGATGCCATTCAGCTTTCCATGGCCAATAACATTCCTTGGTTTTGTATGGATGGGGCTTTTTCTGCTTTACACCACGCCAACAAGAGTCCTACGGCAAATGTAGCCGCTATAGTTCTTCGGGCTGTGTCAAAAGAAGAGTTCGACTTTGAGAGTCTGCGACACGGCTTTTTACTTTACTCTGTTGGCGCCCTTCCACTGGCATTCACTGCCCAAAATCTCCATTCGCTAGCACAAACACCAAATCCGTTGGCTAGTTTCATTCTGTTCCAACTGATAAAAAATCACGGTCGCCAAATTTTTTCAGATGAAGGGGAATCCGAGCTGTTGCTCCATTTGATTTTTGTTCATCTGTCCAGTCGCTATACCTTTGGCGGAGATCTCAGAACTCTATGGCCACGCTACACACCTTGGCAGATTTTCACCGATCATGTATTTAATCACGGACTCAGCCTATATCTCTCATTTGGCAAGGGCTACACGGAACTTCGACTAGCAAAGGTTATGAAGTACATGCTCTTCAGAACAGGGACGCACCACGCCCTTTGGGAGCATATTTGTCGAAAATTTTTAAGCTTTGCTGAAGGGCATTTCATGTCTTTAAAAATTATCGCTGAATATTTTCAATCATTTGAATCCGAACCATGAAAAAATCTGCACACACTGTTTGTTTTTAGCAAACGTAACGCGCAGACCCGACTCAACCAGACGGACCGAAGGTGTCATGCCGGATAACCATGACTTGAAGCACGGGCGGGCGCATCCCCGCGAACGCGACTGCTCCTGGCTCCAGGCCTATCGGTGAGACGACATACCCCGAGGCCACCCCACACACCCGCCTACGCTCAACTACGCCCACACAAGTTTCCCCAATAACAAACCCCGGCAACAATTTCCCCATGCTGGTTCGGTTGCATTGTGGCACCGACAACACAGGGAGAACGCCGTGAGCAATCCAAGCCGATGGGTACTCGTCAAGCGGTTTGCCGAAGTCACTGGCTACAGCGAGAACGCGGTGCGCCACAAGGTTAAAGGCGGAATTTGGCTGGAAGGTCGCATCTGGCGCAAAGCGCCGGATGGCCGTATCTTTTTGAACCTTGCAGAGTTCGAACGATGGGTGGAAAGCACAGCGCACGCCAGATCCTTCTGAGTGACGTTTAGAAGGCATAAGCATCCGTCACCTGTTGGGAATGGCAATTCTTGCAATACGACCAATGGTCGTATATAATTCGGGGATTAGCTGCAAACGCGCAGGTTTCCACCATTCTTGTCTATGTCTGAATCGACGAAGCAGCAAAGCCCGCCGGTCGCCACCATTCGTGATGCCCGCATCGTAGCTGGCCTTACTCAAACGGAAGCCGCGCAAATTGTGCGGGTATCGCTGCGCGCATGGCAGCGTTGGGAGGCGGGCGACCGTTCCATGCCTCCCGGTCTTTTCGAGCTTTTCATGCTCAAGACCGGCCAATGGCCCTTGAACGAGCAAACGAAGGCGGAGTAAGCATAAGCAGCAGGAGCATCGTGATGGCAGTCGAAGCAGTAGCGAAGACCGGCTTCCCCGGCATCTGGATACACGGCAAATCGATCCGCGTGGACTTCATGCACCAGGGCGTGCGCCATCGGCATACGCTTGGACTTGACCCCACCAAAGCAAACCTCAAGCACGCCGCGCGTCTGCGCAGTGCGGCTCTGTATGCGTTGCGCACCGGCACCTACAACGAAGCAGAAATGTTTCCGCACACGCGCCCAGCGGAAAGCACTGCCCAAACCAGCAAGCGCCTGGTCGACCTGTGCGACCGCTACAAGCCGCTCAAGGCGGTCGACATCACACCGGAAACACAGTCACGCTACGAGAACGCGCTAAACGTCTGCCTGGAGACGATCGGCCGCGACCGCCAAGTCGACGCGCTCAAGCCCGCCGACATCCAGCAGTTGCGAGTCGATCTGATCGCCACCCGCGCGGTCTCTACCGTCAACCACTACCTCGCAACCTTCTCCGGCTTCCTGTACTGGTGCGAAGACAACGGATACTGCAAGGATCTGGCCAAGCATTGCACCCGCTTCACCAAAAGCCACAAAGACCCCGACCCGTTGAGCTTCGAGGAGTATCAGTTGCTCATTGATAAAGGCTGCATACACCCGATTGACCGGGCGGCAGTCACGTTGGCGGTCTATACCGGACTACGCCCCGGCGAACTGCTGGCATTGGCTTTGGAGGACGTGGCCACCGACCTGAGCAAGATTACGGTACGCCGGTCAGTGACCCAATCCATGACGTTCAAGGTTCCCAAGACAAACAAGGAACGCACCGTCTTGCTGTTCCCGCCCGCCCGTGAGGCACTGCGGGTGCTTATCGAGGACGCCAAACATCGCAAGCCCGCTGATCTGCAAGTCTGGCTAAACCGCCATGAATCGCGTACCGACCGCGTGCGCGTTCTCCTGTCGCCCAAAACTCAAGCACGCAGGAAGGAAGTCAACGAATTCTTTGTGCCCAGCGCCTGGAATACCAAATGGAGCAACCTGGTCCGACGGGCGGAGATTCGCCCACGCCCACCCTATCAGACGCGGCACACCTACGCATGCTGGAATCTGACGGCTCGCGGAAACTTGGCCTTTATCGCCAATCAGATGGGCCACAATGATTACTCCATGCTCGTGCAAGTGTACGCGCGCTGGATAGATTCAGAGTCTCCCAGCGAGCTGGAACGTATCTGGGAGAGCATGCAAAACATGCGTCAAATTGTCCCAAATTTGTCCCAAGAAAACCGCGAAGAAACAGTAACTATTTGATTTGTATGAATAAAACCGATTCATCTTCGCACACCCCCATGATGGTGCAGTACTTGCGCCTGAAAGCCGAGGCCGGTTCGCATCTGCTGTTCTACCGGATGGGCGACTTCTACGAGATGTTTTATGAAGACGCCGAGCGCGGAGCCCGGCTGCTTAACCTGACGTTGACCAAACGCGGCACCTCGAACGGCGCGCCCATACCGATGGCGGGCGTGCCCTTTCATGCCATGGAGGGCTATCTGGCTCGGCTGGTGGCCGCCGGCGTATCCGTTGCCATCTGCGAACAGATCGGCGATCCGGCCGCCAGCAAGGGGCCGGTAGAGCGCAAGATCGTACGCATCGTTACGCCCGGCACATTGACCGACGAAGCCTTGCTTCCCGCACGCGCTGACCGCATGATCGCGGCCGTATGGCAGACCCGTGTAAACCGCAGCGAGCGGGCCGGCCTGGCCTGGATGAACCTTGCCAATGGTGAGTTCCTGGTGAGCGAATGCGCACCGGCCATGCTGGAAACAGAGCTGCATCGCATCGCCCCGGCCGAGCTGGTGTGCGCCGAGAGCGCCAGGCTGGACGTCCCCGCAAACTCCGCGCGCAGCGCCATTCCTGATTGGCATTTCGATATGGATGGCGCGAACGAGGTGCTGCAGAAGCATTTCGCGGTCGAGTCTTTGGCGGGCTTTGGCCTGACCGACCTGCCAGCCGCCACGTGTGCGGCCGGCGCCCTGCTGCGTTATGTCAGTCGCACCCAGGCCCATACGCTGGTGCATGTGCAAACCCTGCGGGTTGACCACGCCAGCGAGTACGTCGTGCTGGACCCGGTCACGCGCAAGAACCTGGAACTGACGGAAACCATCAGCGGCGAGGGCAGCCCCACGCTTTTCTCGGTCCTGGACCACTGCGCCACACCTATGGGCAGCAGATTGCTGCGTCGCTGGCTGCACCATCCCGTACGCGACAACGCCACCGCACTCGACCGCCAGCACGTCATCGCGAGCTTCCTGTCGGCACCACCGGGCGCCTCCAGCCTGGAGGCGGAACCGTCACTTGCGGCGCTACGGCGCCTGCTGGATCGCTATCCCGACCTGGAAAGAATCGCGACGCGCATCGCCTTGCGCTCGGTGCGGCCACGCGAGCTTGCCAGCCTGCGCGACGCGCTGGACTTGTTGCCTGCGCTGGCCGATCACCTGCAGCGTTGCTTCGGATCTGCCACGCCGCTGGCCCGCTTCGAGTCGTCCGTCCTGGTCGACCCGCAGATTGCCCAGTTGCTGCAGCAGGCTATCGACCCCGAACCAGCCGTGTTGATACGCGAAGGCGGCGTCATTGCTTCCGGCTACGATGCCGAGCTGGATGAGCTGCGCCGATTGGCGACAGACAGTGGCGCGTTTCTGCTGGAATTGGAGGCGCGCGAGCGCGAACGCACGGGCATTACGAACCTGCGTGTGGAGTTCAATCGCGTGCATGGCTTCTTTATTGAGGTCTCCCGCGGCCAGGCCGACAAAGTCCCGGCCGATTATCGCCGCCGTCAAACCCTGAAGAATGCCGAACGCTACATCACCCCCGAGCTCAAGACCTGGGAAGACAAGATACTGTCAGCCAAAGAGCGCAGCCTGACCCGCGAGAAATGGCTGTTCGAGGGCCTGCTGGATCAGTTGAGCGTCCACGCGGGCGCCTTGTCGGTTTGTGCCGCTGCGCTGGCTGAAATCGATGCCCTGAGCGCACTGGCCGAGCACGCCTACCTGAACGACTGGACGGCGCCGGAACTGACCGAGGGCAGCGAAATCGTCATCGAAGCTGGGCGCCATCCTGTGGTCGAGCGCAGTATCGAGCAATTCACGCCCAATGATTGCGAACTGGGACCACAGCAGCGCATGCTGCTGATTACCGGGCCCAACATGGGGGGCAAGTCCACCTATATGCGCCAGATCGCCTTGATCGCGCTGTTGGCCCGGGTTGGCAGCTTTGTGCCGGCCGCCGCCGCGCGCGTGGGCCAGATAGACCGCATCTTCACCCGTATTGGCGCCGCTGATGATCTGGCCGGTGGCCGGTCGACCTTCATGATGGAGATGACCGAAGCGGCATCCATTTTGTCGGCCAGCACCCCGCAAAGCCTGGTGCTGATGGACGAGATCGGACGCGGCACGTCTACTTACGACGGCCTGGCGCTGGCGTGGTCGATTGCGCACCGGCTGTTGACGCACAACCAGGCGCTCACGCTGTTTGCCACGCACTACTTCGAAATTACGCGCCTGCCCACTGTGGCGAGCGCAGCGGCCAACGTGCATCTGGCGGCAGCGGAATCGCCGGCTGGCATCGTCTTCTTGCATGAGGTCCATCCCGGCCCTGCCAGCCGCAGCTACGGTATACAGGTGGCACAACGGGCGGGCATCCCGGGCGCCGTAATACGCCACGCATCGCGCGAACTGTCGCGGCTGGAAGCGCAAGGCGCGCCCACACCGCAACTGGATCTGTTCGCAGCGGCGTCGCAAGCGCCTGCCGCCAGCGAACCTGCACAAGACGATAGCGCTGCAGCCGACGACGGCTTGCTGCGTGCGGCCCTGGCCGATATTGATCCCGATCAACTGACGCCGCGCGAAGCGCTGGACACCCTGTATCGACTACGGAACGAATACCTTTGAACATCGACCAAGCACTGACTTTGCTGGGCGGTCTAAGCCCACAGCAATTCATGCGCCGCCACTGGCAGCGCAAGCCCCTACTGATCAGGCAAGCCATCCCGGACTTCAAACCCAGCCTGTCGGTGGCCAACATCCGCCAACTGGTGCGGCGGGAAGAAGTGGAGTCGCGCCTGATCTGGCGTGACGGCGCGACCTGGAACATGAAAAGTGGGCCATTCTCGCGCCTGCCCGCCGCCAGCAAACCAGGTTGGACCCTGCTGGCGCAAAGCGTGGACCTGCACGACGATGCCACCGCGCAGCTGCTGCAGCGCTTCCGTTTTATCTCGGATGCCCGCCTGGACGATGCGATGATCAGTATCGCCAGCGATGGCGGCGGTGTAGGCCCGCACTTTGACAGCTACGACGTCTTCCTGCTGCAGGCCCACGGCAAACGCCGCTGGCGCGTAAGTCAGCAAAAGGACTTAAGCCTGCTTGCCGGGCTGCCGCTGAAAATACTCGAGTCTTTCCAGCCCGAGGAAGAATATGTGTTGGAACCGGGCGATATGCTTTACCTGCCGCCCCATGCTGCACACGACGGCGTCGCTGTGGGCGGCGACTGCATGACAATATCGATCGGATTTCGCGCCCCCACCCAGGCCACGCTGGCCTGTGGCATGCTGGAAGCCGCCAACGACCAGATTATGGCCAACCTGGGCGATCTGGGGGGCTTGTACGCCAA from Pollutimonas thiosulfatoxidans includes:
- a CDS encoding JAB domain-containing protein — encoded protein: MNNTIAALSYDNMDETYALYVRSPSGRYKLASDEQILAAGRTAAESLVSQSSPVDQPTKVKQFFQAKLAGLGHECAAFLYLDSRFKPIRYIEQGSGTLSQASVYPREIVKTALRLNAAALIMAHNHPSGSTEPSMADLNLTKHLKNALAMVDVRLLDHVLVTAASTTSLAERGQL
- a CDS encoding ParB/RepB/Spo0J family partition protein — encoded protein: MNAINHTEAQAIDTATPEAAAPAQNLILVPLSQLRVSKRNVRKSKTAGQSIDALAESIARVGLLQNLTVIAAVNGEHYEVVAGGRRLAALKLLARKRRIAKDWEVPCLLVPDASARTVSLTENVQREAMHPADQFEAFAALVKEGRPIEDIAADFSVTPLVVQRRLKLANVSPRLLADYRADAVNLDQLMALAITDDHAAQDAAFYDAPEWQRSPHALRDRLTEREIDAGHALVRFVGLDAYEAAGGGIRRDLFAQDDSGVYVTDAALLETLVRQKLDDHAATVKAEGWAWVDATPFATYADLQAFQRAPRERRNPTKREAERMERLETKMQATGAAIDAALSDDDEEKADALQEQGDSLGEQLQALEDRLLDYAPNVKAAAGAIVTLDRQGEIVVYRGLMREAEAKALRTLERLRQGFGGEDDVNGEGEDDEQPKAASMTDRLAQRLSAHRTAALQIELARNPQAALAAVVHGMVQTVLQRDRYHRDGLPLEIRLTVQDRLESMAPDWPESPAAVALAELQKVLSEGLPQDSADLFTVLLATPQDALVRLLAVCAAATVDIITPRATAQQPGAELAQAVGLDMAAWWQPTAEGYFKHISKAVILDAVGEFAPDQVSRLAKLKKADIASEAERLVAGMGWMPAIFRVAASQDMAADEDGETVEDADTLNDAVNAVAA
- a CDS encoding DUF932 domain-containing protein: MLASRFAPHSPVLRSDRPLSDDQIRAVVPSIYADAPHESRSERYSYIPTAAVLTELRKEGFEPFMVTQTRVRNEDRREHTKHMIRLRHANQVNDSIANEIILLNSHDGTSSYQMLAGAFRFVCANGLVCGDTVADVRIPHKGDITGQVIEGAYEVLDGFERVQESREAMQAITLDAGEAEVLARAALALKYDDPDKPAPITESQILMPRRYDDRRPDLWMTFNRLQENLTKGGLRGRSANGRRQSTRAVQGIDSDIRLNRSLWLLAEGMRQLKA
- the gapS6a gene encoding GapS6a family protein; translated protein: MDFITTGVIASTIYDVLKRGAQLSGDILKSRLGSWIKDEVVADALATELAKLNINDELSELAINRRLENSSQLLTLLQEINAKAAIATPSTINTVTQTHNGSGDNVAGNKITQ